A region from the Campylobacter blaseri genome encodes:
- a CDS encoding alpha/beta fold hydrolase: MAIREIKYHGKNYKISYEIINNQFSDYILIIHGWGANKEIMVKAFSKHFKNIKQVYIDLPGFGKSNIHVPLNTKEYKNIVENFINSLKTKPKIIMGHSFGGKVATLLNPENLVLLSTAGIVEKKSIIVRLKIAIFKVFKALGFGKLYTLFATKDVAGMDRVMYETLKNVVNEDFKNIFAKHSGNTLIFWGESDKAVSLKSGELIHRLIKKSQFYPLSGDHFFFLLHAKFIVDKIGENIKNIDKKSVSMQAFDELDEISEIGEVFTRKTKKKNQPEKVEDDLKAKDVKTEDQKNIDISEKNINVAIQEFSYNSEKDSLEEDIELAISSAEKPKIDKNFIKNPIDKYKDLDEISEVGEVFTRKPKEKDKNFDTAKELSKDLAFNEYPFKDEKIDKEDSKTHKQIEQTSIKDEKKESDASNRNLNEKNKEKIDNKNDMDNKPKVKSFTEIYKERLKKSFKVKQKESKV, encoded by the coding sequence ATGGCGATTAGAGAGATAAAATATCATGGCAAAAATTACAAAATTAGCTATGAAATTATAAATAATCAATTTAGCGATTATATATTGATAATACATGGTTGGGGAGCCAATAAAGAGATAATGGTAAAGGCCTTCTCTAAGCACTTTAAAAACATTAAACAAGTTTATATTGATTTGCCTGGGTTTGGAAAGAGTAATATCCATGTGCCATTAAATACAAAAGAGTATAAAAACATAGTAGAAAATTTTATAAATTCGCTTAAAACTAAGCCAAAAATCATAATGGGACATAGTTTTGGTGGAAAAGTTGCTACTCTTTTAAATCCTGAAAATTTAGTTTTATTGAGCACTGCTGGTATAGTTGAGAAAAAATCAATTATTGTTAGGCTTAAAATAGCAATTTTTAAGGTATTTAAAGCATTGGGATTTGGCAAGCTATATACTCTATTTGCTACTAAAGATGTAGCTGGAATGGATAGAGTTATGTATGAAACCCTAAAAAATGTTGTAAACGAGGATTTTAAAAATATATTTGCAAAACATAGTGGAAATACTCTTATATTTTGGGGTGAATCAGACAAAGCTGTATCTTTAAAAAGTGGAGAGTTAATCCATAGACTTATTAAAAAAAGTCAATTTTATCCACTAAGTGGAGACCATTTTTTCTTTCTTTTACATGCCAAATTTATAGTAGATAAAATAGGTGAAAATATCAAAAATATAGATAAAAAAAGTGTATCTATGCAAGCTTTTGATGAGCTTGATGAGATCTCCGAAATAGGGGAAGTATTTACTAGAAAAACAAAGAAAAAAAATCAACCCGAAAAAGTAGAAGATGATTTAAAAGCAAAAGATGTAAAAACTGAAGATCAAAAAAATATTGATATTTCAGAAAAAAATATAAATGTTGCCATTCAGGAATTTTCATATAATAGCGAAAAAGATAGTCTTGAAGAAGATATTGAGCTAGCAATTAGTAGTGCAGAAAAACCAAAAATAGATAAAAATTTTATTAAAAATCCAATAGACAAATATAAAGATTTAGATGAAATTTCTGAAGTAGGTGAAGTATTTACTAGAAAGCCAAAAGAAAAAGATAAAAATTTTGATACTGCAAAAGAATTATCTAAAGATTTAGCTTTTAATGAATATCCGTTTAAAGATGAAAAAATAGATAAAGAAGATAGTAAAACGCACAAGCAAATAGAGCAAACATCTATAAAAGATGAAAAAAAAGAATCTGATGCTTCAAATAGAAATTTAAATGAAAAAAATAAAGAGAAAATAGACAACAAGAACGATATGGACAACAAGCCAAAAGTAAAAAGTTTCACTGAAATTTACAAAGAAAGATTAAAAAAGTCTTTTAAAGTAAAACAAAAAGAAAGTAAAGTATAA
- the dsbI gene encoding disulfide bond formation protein DsbI, translating to MSELRKTKLFYGLMCAAGFLIILLPVGIANFYFGYILKDSPCTLCWGQREAMIFIGVMALFIVRYGMKARYVAMLLIMTAFGLWQSFAHYGNHAHRDLDQGFGLAVFGIHTYFWAEVVFWAVVLLLGIIFFFAPKFESINDEVGKDGYRELKKPALIAFIVSAIIIASNLFQAFVSTGLPPHYGQGDPVRFTLNKKYIIWDDSGYKNHFKKISFLGKRDVKAPDYAFAPASKKLGVVFDNNPSNAPLNIDNFLEITNKEILNFDKPINSIDYIRGEFVISSKWEVFFADSNFKTTRYFQLDPYFSATIDPIIGIVPFMDDKYMLMGSNKTFLRFAKNDNADETLQYADFIKGNDKFEGQGKNLGRGRVDTVRSKFHHIASVTTDGKYIYMATVPNNKNSKDFVISKILASDRMLSGEFTPKANLKDGKTLGDLYITSMLYNDGKIFALSKNHNVIVIIDLAREEIIETISFPSEIKNARSLFIKDNMLNILSYQDGKNILYTLR from the coding sequence ATGAGTGAATTGAGAAAAACAAAACTTTTTTATGGTTTAATGTGCGCTGCAGGATTTTTAATAATACTTCTGCCTGTTGGTATAGCAAATTTCTATTTTGGCTATATTTTAAAAGATAGTCCTTGCACGCTTTGTTGGGGACAAAGAGAAGCTATGATATTTATAGGTGTTATGGCTCTTTTTATAGTTCGTTATGGAATGAAAGCTAGATATGTTGCTATGCTTTTAATAATGACAGCTTTTGGGCTTTGGCAGTCTTTTGCCCACTATGGAAATCATGCTCATAGAGACCTTGATCAAGGATTTGGACTTGCAGTTTTTGGGATTCATACATATTTTTGGGCTGAAGTTGTTTTTTGGGCTGTTGTGCTTTTACTTGGTATTATATTTTTCTTTGCACCCAAATTTGAATCTATAAATGATGAAGTTGGTAAAGATGGATATAGAGAACTTAAAAAACCAGCTTTAATAGCTTTTATAGTATCGGCTATAATTATTGCTTCAAACCTATTTCAGGCATTTGTAAGCACAGGACTTCCTCCGCATTATGGACAGGGTGATCCTGTTCGTTTTACGCTAAATAAAAAATATATTATTTGGGATGATTCAGGCTATAAAAATCATTTTAAAAAAATATCTTTTTTAGGAAAAAGAGATGTTAAGGCACCTGATTATGCTTTTGCACCAGCTAGTAAAAAATTAGGTGTGGTTTTTGATAATAACCCAAGCAATGCTCCTTTAAATATAGATAATTTTCTTGAAATAACAAATAAAGAAATTTTAAATTTTGATAAACCTATAAATTCAATTGATTACATCAGAGGTGAATTTGTAATTAGCTCAAAATGGGAAGTTTTCTTTGCAGATAGTAACTTTAAGACAACTAGATATTTCCAACTTGATCCATATTTTTCAGCAACTATAGATCCTATAATTGGCATTGTTCCATTTATGGATGATAAATATATGCTAATGGGTTCTAATAAAACATTTTTAAGATTTGCTAAAAACGATAATGCAGATGAAACTTTACAATATGCTGATTTTATCAAAGGTAATGATAAATTTGAAGGTCAAGGTAAAAATCTTGGTCGTGGTAGAGTTGATACTGTTAGGTCCAAATTCCACCATATAGCAAGTGTTACTACTGATGGAAAATACATATATATGGCAACTGTTCCTAATAATAAAAATAGCAAAGATTTTGTTATATCTAAAATTTTAGCAAGTGATAGAATGCTTTCAGGAGAATTTACACCAAAGGCTAATCTAAAAGACGGTAAAACATTAGGCGATTTATATATAACTTCTATGCTTTATAATGACGGTAAAATTTTTGCTCTTAGCAAAAATCATAATGTAATTGTTATTATAGATTTAGCAAGGGAAGAGATTATAGAAACTATATCGTTTCCAAGTGAAATTAAAAACGCAAGAAGTCTTTTTATAAAAGATAATATGTTAAATATACTATCATATCAAGATGGTAAAAACATACTTTATACTCTAAGATAG
- a CDS encoding type II toxin-antitoxin system prevent-host-death family antitoxin, with amino-acid sequence MASFKQNEIFTATEVVRNFSSVLTKVSSEELKKAVIVKNNKFEAVILGMKEYERLEKAVELLNIVYSQKRQKDGD; translated from the coding sequence ATGGCAAGTTTTAAACAAAATGAGATATTTACAGCCACAGAAGTAGTTAGAAATTTTAGCTCAGTTTTAACAAAGGTAAGTAGTGAAGAGCTAAAAAAAGCTGTGATAGTAAAAAATAATAAATTTGAAGCTGTTATTTTGGGTATGAAAGAATACGAAAGGCTGGAAAAAGCTGTAGAGCTTTTAAATATTGTCTATTCGCAAAAAAGGCAAAAAGATGGCGATTAG
- a CDS encoding Mur ligase family protein, whose protein sequence is MEIVIFISHIVFMLTIGFYFITSLQWFSYKIERVIFHYTKPAWHIRFLALPIALYFIFLYVNSLFFLIYLYFLQIPSLYLWYKNLDKKLVFTSRVKRFFIILFLTTIFIDILMFNKVSLLPVFIPLILTLIISFSYEKYQFLLYKRQALKKLKDMPNLKIIQITASYGKTSIKNFLYQILKDDFICYKTPRSVNTLAGLIKDINDNLLNNTQIYIAEAGARVSGDIDEITKFLNPQIIVVGEIGEQHIEYFKTIENVRNTKLEALNSSRLEKAFLHSSTLKKSFDKITIYDENLKNVKSTLDGLNFDLEFDKTYTFKSLILGKFNASNLAACIHIAHYLGIDVEIIKKRVLDIQSVEHRLQKIQNDKKFIIDDSFNGNFKGMSDSYELVSSFKGRKVIVTPGIIESTEDDNIKLAKIINEKFDFVIATGDLNAKIFKENIDSDKLFILENKSNLVGALAEKTKEGDLILFSNDAPNFI, encoded by the coding sequence ATGGAAATAGTTATTTTTATATCACATATAGTTTTTATGTTAACAATTGGTTTTTACTTTATAACGTCGCTACAGTGGTTTTCATACAAGATTGAAAGAGTTATATTTCACTATACAAAACCTGCTTGGCATATAAGATTTTTAGCCTTACCAATTGCTTTATATTTTATATTTTTGTATGTAAATTCACTATTTTTCCTTATATATTTATATTTTTTACAAATACCATCTTTATATCTTTGGTATAAAAATCTTGATAAAAAATTAGTATTTACATCTCGTGTTAAAAGATTTTTTATTATTTTGTTTTTAACAACTATTTTTATTGATATTTTAATGTTTAATAAAGTTTCTTTACTTCCAGTTTTTATACCATTAATTTTAACACTTATTATAAGTTTTTCTTATGAAAAATATCAATTTTTACTTTATAAAAGGCAAGCCTTAAAAAAATTAAAAGATATGCCTAATTTAAAAATTATACAAATAACTGCAAGCTATGGCAAAACTAGCATTAAAAATTTCTTGTATCAAATTTTAAAAGATGATTTTATTTGCTATAAAACACCAAGAAGCGTAAATACTTTAGCAGGTTTAATAAAAGATATCAATGATAATCTATTAAATAATACGCAAATTTATATAGCTGAAGCAGGGGCTAGAGTTAGTGGCGATATAGATGAAATAACAAAATTTCTTAACCCACAAATTATAGTTGTTGGCGAAATAGGGGAACAGCATATAGAGTATTTTAAAACAATTGAAAATGTTAGAAACACAAAGCTTGAAGCACTAAATTCTAGTAGATTAGAAAAAGCTTTTTTACATAGCTCTACATTAAAAAAGAGCTTTGATAAAATAACCATTTATGATGAGAATTTAAAAAATGTTAAATCAACATTAGATGGATTGAATTTTGATTTAGAATTTGATAAAACTTATACATTTAAATCTTTAATTCTAGGTAAATTTAACGCTTCAAATTTGGCTGCGTGTATACATATAGCACATTACTTAGGCATTGATGTAGAAATAATTAAAAAAAGAGTTTTAGATATTCAAAGCGTAGAACATAGATTACAAAAGATTCAAAATGATAAAAAATTTATAATTGATGATAGCTTTAACGGTAATTTTAAAGGGATGAGTGATAGCTATGAATTGGTTAGCAGTTTTAAAGGAAGAAAAGTTATAGTCACTCCAGGTATAATAGAAAGCACAGAAGATGATAATATAAAATTAGCAAAAATAATTAATGAAAAATTTGATTTTGTAATCGCTACAGGCGACTTAAATGCTAAAATCTTTAAAGAAAATATAGATAGTGATAAGTTATTTATACTAGAAAATAAGTCTAACTTAGTAGGTGCTTTAGCAGAAAAAACTAAAGAGGGAGATTTAATACTATTTTCCAACGATGCTCCAAATTTTATATAA
- the dba gene encoding disulfide bond formation protein Dba yields the protein MEFLQLLLILVSIIIIILKPKQEKLAFTILVVSWIFMIYFYIGHKSGGLLTNMNL from the coding sequence ATGGAGTTTTTACAACTACTACTGATTTTGGTTAGCATAATAATTATTATACTAAAACCTAAACAAGAAAAATTAGCATTCACTATACTCGTGGTATCTTGGATTTTTATGATTTATTTTTACATTGGACACAAGTCAGGTGGCTTGTTAACCAATATGAATCTATAA
- a CDS encoding acetate kinase: MKILVLNAGSSSIKFQVFDMNNNSSLAIGLIEEIGNEHSQAKIKVLKTNRLTEKITYIKDHHDAVEIINAMLKKAGVLNSMNEVDGIGHRVVHGGKTFKNSVIIDDEAIRLIKEVIPLAPLHNPGALEGIKSALEEAKGVLNVAVFDTVFHQTMDKEAYLYAIPYEYYEKYDIRKYGFHGTSHKYASELAANFMGVNIDNFNAITLHIGNGASATAIKNGKSIDTSMGLSPLEGLMMGTRSGDIDPTVLSYIATQDGKTLDEIDDILNKKSGLLGIAGTSDVRKIKEGIKNNSERCLLAYKMYIRRIVKYIGAYYALIGKLDAIIFTAGVGENSSLLRNDVCNAISHFGIELDNDLNHLQSNKTRYITKQNSPIKALVVPTNEELAIAIETKELLKRSK; the protein is encoded by the coding sequence ATGAAAATTTTAGTTTTAAACGCAGGCAGTAGCTCAATTAAATTTCAAGTTTTTGATATGAACAACAATAGTAGTTTAGCAATTGGACTTATAGAAGAGATAGGAAATGAGCATTCTCAAGCCAAAATAAAAGTTTTAAAAACAAATAGACTTACAGAAAAGATAACATATATAAAAGATCACCATGATGCTGTAGAGATAATCAATGCTATGCTCAAAAAAGCTGGTGTTTTAAACAGTATGAATGAGGTTGATGGTATAGGTCATAGAGTTGTTCATGGTGGCAAAACATTTAAAAACTCGGTTATAATTGATGATGAAGCTATTAGACTTATTAAAGAAGTTATACCCTTAGCACCTCTTCATAATCCAGGTGCGTTAGAGGGTATAAAAAGTGCTCTTGAGGAGGCAAAAGGCGTTCTAAATGTTGCGGTTTTTGACACTGTATTTCATCAAACAATGGATAAAGAGGCCTATTTATATGCAATTCCTTATGAGTACTATGAAAAATATGATATTAGAAAATATGGCTTTCACGGAACCTCGCATAAATATGCAAGCGAATTAGCTGCAAATTTCATGGGGGTTAATATAGATAATTTTAATGCTATAACACTTCATATAGGCAATGGCGCAAGTGCTACTGCTATAAAAAATGGAAAAAGCATAGATACATCCATGGGGCTTTCTCCTCTTGAGGGGCTTATGATGGGAACAAGAAGTGGGGATATTGATCCGACTGTTTTATCATACATTGCCACGCAAGATGGGAAAACATTAGATGAAATTGATGATATTTTAAACAAAAAAAGTGGGCTTTTAGGTATTGCTGGAACAAGCGATGTAAGGAAAATCAAAGAAGGCATAAAAAACAACTCTGAAAGATGTCTACTTGCTTATAAAATGTATATAAGAAGAATTGTAAAATATATTGGTGCTTATTATGCACTTATAGGCAAACTTGATGCTATAATATTCACAGCAGGAGTTGGAGAAAACTCTTCGCTGTTAAGAAATGATGTGTGCAACGCTATTTCTCATTTTGGAATAGAGCTAGATAATGATTTGAATCATCTTCAAAGCAATAAAACAAGATATATAACAAAACAAAACTCACCAATAAAAGCTTTAGTTGTTCCTACAAATGAAGAACTTGCAATTGCAATAGAGACAAAAGAACTATTAAAAAGGAGTAAATGA
- a CDS encoding ABC1 kinase family protein translates to MRRNSYNPIRIWNIFHLLLTFFLLIRKKDSIFFIKPIKAEKISLYINSLGASFIKLAQVLATRSDFFSSKYLNELKKIHDELPPMSKVELSKFDISKFKTFNTTPIAAASIGQVHEAYLKDGTKVAVKLRRVGIEKQVKTDITIINTLNSLFKPLFSHYTKNSLEAVISEFSDTIIKEVNMRIELLNLEKFKKIYKNLDIKTPNIYKEYCNESMLVMSFEEGFRFDDRKNIKKYNIDIKKAINILVLSYVEQMLINGYFHADPHPGNVLVNKNSEVILLDFGMVKTVPNETRLAIISLLQAANNQDYIKYIAASKKLGISAYETPNVLLAEFVERVFEIFSNDALSSSNMQKLMEELMQNTRKFPFKLPAEAIYILRVSAIIEGLGTTYIENFNGIKDILPILTKNIPRAFGAKDTLVETLIDELTQIPDNIENFKNTFYKIGQGELEVELSKLQLSYFKKAIDEQINSIIFSLVLIFISFFMLIYDKDLILFSSFIFIIGVLKLLYRK, encoded by the coding sequence TTGAGAAGAAATTCCTATAACCCTATAAGAATTTGGAATATTTTTCATCTTCTACTAACTTTTTTTCTGCTTATTAGAAAAAAAGATTCTATCTTTTTTATTAAACCAATTAAAGCAGAAAAAATATCTTTATATATAAACAGTCTTGGAGCTAGTTTTATAAAACTAGCTCAAGTTTTAGCAACTAGAAGTGACTTTTTCTCATCTAAATATCTAAATGAACTTAAAAAAATACATGATGAATTGCCACCTATGAGTAAAGTTGAGTTATCTAAATTTGATATTTCTAAATTTAAAACTTTTAACACAACTCCTATTGCAGCAGCCTCTATTGGACAAGTTCACGAAGCATATTTAAAAGATGGCACAAAGGTAGCTGTTAAACTAAGAAGAGTTGGGATCGAAAAACAAGTAAAAACTGATATTACAATTATAAATACTCTTAATAGTTTATTTAAACCGCTTTTTTCTCACTATACTAAAAACTCGCTTGAAGCAGTTATAAGTGAATTTTCTGATACTATTATTAAAGAAGTAAATATGAGAATTGAGCTTTTAAATTTAGAAAAATTTAAAAAAATATATAAAAACTTAGATATTAAAACTCCAAATATATATAAAGAGTATTGCAACGAGAGTATGCTTGTTATGAGTTTTGAAGAGGGGTTTAGGTTTGATGATAGAAAAAATATAAAAAAATACAATATTGATATTAAAAAAGCTATAAATATTTTAGTTCTATCTTATGTTGAACAGATGCTTATAAATGGATATTTTCATGCAGACCCACACCCCGGAAATGTTTTAGTAAATAAAAACTCAGAGGTTATACTTCTTGATTTTGGAATGGTTAAAACTGTCCCAAATGAGACTAGACTTGCTATAATATCACTTTTACAGGCTGCAAATAACCAAGATTACATAAAATATATAGCAGCATCTAAAAAGCTTGGAATATCTGCTTATGAGACGCCAAACGTATTACTTGCTGAATTTGTAGAAAGAGTTTTTGAAATTTTTTCTAATGACGCTTTAAGTAGTTCTAATATGCAAAAGCTGATGGAAGAACTAATGCAAAATACTAGAAAATTTCCTTTTAAACTTCCAGCAGAAGCAATATACATCCTTAGAGTTAGTGCTATTATAGAAGGACTTGGGACAACATATATAGAGAATTTTAATGGAATAAAAGACATTCTTCCTATACTTACCAAAAATATTCCAAGAGCTTTTGGGGCAAAAGATACCTTAGTTGAAACACTCATAGATGAGCTAACGCAAATTCCTGATAATATTGAAAATTTCAAAAATACATTTTATAAAATAGGTCAAGGGGAATTAGAGGTTGAACTTTCCAAACTTCAACTTAGCTACTTTAAAAAAGCTATTGATGAGCAAATAAACTCTATAATTTTTAGTTTAGTTTTAATATTTATATCTTTTTTTATGCTTATTTATGATAAGGACTTGATACTATTTTCATCTTTTATTTTTATAATTGGTGTGTTAAAACTACTGTATAGAAAATAG
- a CDS encoding phasin family protein: protein MFKDLFYIGLGGFLEAKERIEKELKALEEKGKISKEDSKDFLKNLYNKGEEEHSKHCDAKKKFIKELIEEFNIATKDDIKALEEKIEKKFL from the coding sequence ATGTTTAAAGATCTATTTTATATAGGACTTGGTGGCTTTTTGGAAGCTAAAGAAAGAATTGAAAAAGAGCTAAAAGCTTTGGAAGAAAAAGGTAAAATTAGTAAAGAAGATAGTAAAGATTTTTTAAAAAATCTTTATAATAAGGGAGAAGAAGAACACAGCAAACATTGTGATGCTAAGAAAAAGTTCATTAAAGAGTTAATTGAAGAATTTAACATAGCTACAAAAGATGATATAAAAGCTTTAGAGGAAAAAATTGAGAAGAAATTCCTATAA